The Candidatus Equadaptatus faecalis genomic sequence ATGCGTACGTCGTCAAGCAGATCCTCGTCTTCCTCGCGTATTTTGATTATGTGCGCCAGCTGCGGGTTAGAGCAGACACGCAGCAGACGTTCGATAACGACCTTGTTTGAGCGGAGCGATATTGAATAGTAGGTCAAACCTTTCTGCAGTCCGAGCAGCTGAAACAGCTCCACGTTTTTCATTGAGCGGCGCAGATCTTTTTCAATCTCGTCAGATTTTCTCGTTATCTGGCGCAGGTCTTTCAGAAAAAGCGCTGCCGAACAGTAAAGCAGCTGGAACAGAAAACGAGTGCGTTTGAAGGTTGAAAACGCCCTGTAGCGGTTTCTTGCAAACGGGTCAAATACGGCGTTGTCCTTCTGGCAGATGGTTACAATGTAATCAGGCGTTACGACTATGCCAAGAGGAATAGTGTCGTATTCGTCGCTGCCGGGCTCTCTGTCAACAGGAACGTTGACAAGAACAAGTATCTGGTCGTCTTCGGTTTCAATACGCGACGTTTCTTCAGGGTCAAGAGCGGCGCGTATAAAGTCCGACGGAGCGCCTGTAAGTTTTTCAATCTCACGCAGCTCGTCGTGCGTCGGATGAATGAGATTGACCCATGAACCGGGCTCTATCGTATCCAGCGTCAGCGCTGTGAGCCCTTTTTCCATCGTTTTTAAGATTTCAAGCATGTGATTTCCCCCTGTCTGTACACGTCACAAACGAACGGCTGCACCGCTCATAAATGTATGTACTGAAGATAACGGGGTGAAAGAAAGGGAATTTTTCTTCACGCCCGGCGCCTGCCGGACGTGCGGAACAGTCCGGATCAGGCAGTGAACAATCGGCAAGACAACGGTTCGGAACCGTTACTACAACTGCTTTCCATTACTGCTCCCTTCTCCGGAGACAAACTCCGGCTGAAATTTATAGCCTACAGATTTTAAGCCACACTCACAAATTGGTCAAGTATGGATCATCAAAATTCGCCAATACGTCGTAAAACCATCGCAAAACTAAAAGCGGGATTATTCCCGCTTTTAGTTTTATCGTGTTCAGAAAAAGCTATTTTGTAATAAAATTGCTTATTTTCCGCTGTGTCAACTGCGCCGATATCTGTTTTGCATCTGCTGTGTTTGCTGCAGGAATGCGCGCGCGCCAGATTTTTCTTCCGTTTTTGTCAACACCTTCACAGGTATAAGCATTGGAAAAACCGAGCTTTACGGCTTTGGCAACAAGTGCGTCAACACCGTCTTTATTAGGCGAAGAACCAAACTGAACCTGAACCGCTGAATTATTCTGTATTATCTGAACAGAAACAGGTTTTTGATCCGGCTGACTGCTTTCAGCTTTTCTGACAGGTTTTGCCTGTGCTTTTTGTGATTCTGCGGAATTGAGTTTCGCTATCACGTCATTTGTAATATCAATTCCCTTTTTGCCTGTTGCGACATCATATACGGCCTGAAGATTTTTTTCCTCAGCCACAGCGGCAGTCGCTTTCTGGATTTCAACAGATACAGGGAGAAAAAAGTCAAGTTGCTGTGCTTTGAGCTGTTTGCTACATTCCTCCGTCATCTGCTGTCTGCGGCTTTCATTTTTGGTTTGGCTACATCTTATGGACAGTTCCCGCATCTTTTGCTGCACTATTGCATTCCATGTTTTCTGCGCTTTTTTGTATGCGGAATAACTGCCACATACACGCTTCAAATCAACAACACCGTTTTGCGCAAATGCCGGTGCCGCAAAAAACATAACTGCCAAAATACAGACAAGACAATTCCTAACTGGGCTCAATCTGCTTTCCCCTGCCGTGTCAAAACAGGCTATTTGACTATTACTGAAATTCCGTTGGGGATTACCGTAACCTTTGCGTCCCTGCCTTTTTTGGCAAATGCCATTTCCATTGCCTCGTCAAGCGACGGCGCGAAGCTCATTTTCATATCCGTAAGTTCTTTGCGGAGCGGCTCGCGCGAAACAAAGATTACTTCGTGGTTGATAAGAATTCTTGCGAGCACCTGGCTCTGCCACTGGTCCGGCGGCGTCTGGTCCATAGGCGTTGCCATGAATTCATCGTACAGCGACTGCGCGTCTTTGCAGCCTGCAAGCTGTTTGTAGAAGTTCGCTCCGCCCATGCCGTCGGCACATTCGGCGCAGACAATAATCACCGCGCCTTCGGCGGCGCTGGCTTCGGCTGCCGTCATACTCTTGACGCACTGGTAAATGTTCTGGTCAAGCGGCGCTCCGCCGTTGGTTGTCACGACTATGTCACCGGGTACAGGCGAAACCTTGCAGTAGCTGTCGAGGAAATCGCAGCCTGCGCGGTGCGCCGTAACAGGGTTGCCGGCGAAAGCCGCAACCGTTTTGTGCGCTTCGTCAACTATGACGTTGACTATGTAGGCAAGCTTCGCAAGACGCGCGGCTTCTATCATGTCAATATGAATCGGGTTGTTGTCAAGAATGCCGGTGCGCGAGTATTCGCTGTCGATAAATTTGCTGCAATGGTTTCCGACGACCGTTACCCTGTCGCATACGCCGGGGAGAATTGATTTTCTTCCGCCTGAGAAGCCGGCGAAGAAATGCGGCTCAATAAAGCCTTCCGCCACGAGCAGGTCGGTTTCAACCGCTGCTCTGTCGATTACGAGCGGTGCACCCGAAGGAAGCGTTCCGATGTTCACGCAGTTTTTGTCGCAGTCGTGAACGATTATTTTTTCGTTTTCAAAAATTTCGTCGCCGAGTTTGCCGCGAAGCTCGTCCTTTGTTGTTTCGCGGTGGCAGCCTGTCGCCACAAGAAGCGTGACGTCAATGTCGGGGCTGCCCTGACGGAGTTCGCGGAGCATATTGGGAAGAATGTCTTTGCTCGGAACAGGGCGCGTGTGGTCGGATATGATAATCGTGCAGGTCTTCTTTCCCTTTGCGATTTCATAAAGCGGCGCAGAGTCAATGGGGTTGTCCATTGCTTCCTTAACGAGTTCAAGCCCTGATTTAGTTCCTGCGAGTTTGTCTATGTTTGAGGTTATTACACCTGAATTTTCAGGGAAATCGTATTCAAGTTCCTGATGTCCGTAAGGGAGTTTTATAAGCATGCTTCTGCCTCCTTGTTTTAAGAAAGGAGCGTGCAGGGCATTAAAGCCGCTGCACGCCCTTGGTTGTTAAGCGTTAAATGCTGAGAACAGCAAAGAACTATATCTTGTGTTCTTCTTCCGTGTAGTCAACACCCTTGAGGTCGATTTTGTGACCTGTTGCTTTTTCCTCAAGTTTGAAGAGGAAGTTGCAGAGGATCGGGCAGCAGACTGCGCAGATGAGGATTGCCGCTACAACCTGAATGGTTGCTGATTCAAGAACCGGTGCAAAACGCGGGTCTGCCGAGGCGATTGCCGCCGGGGTCGCGACTGCGTTTCCTGCGATTGAACCGACAGCTGCTCCCGGTACGCATGTAACGCGGTGTTTCTTCGGGATGAAAATCATGTAGAGGAAATAGCCGCCGACACCGGTGATGAGAAGCGTAAGAAGTGCAAGGAGTACGCCGGGGCCGCCTGCAGCGATTGCCTTACCGAAGTTGAGGCCGCAGCCGAGCGGGAATGAGAAGAGGAAGATTGAAATGAAGATACCCGGTTCAAGGAATTTCGCCATTTTCTTGTCAAGGTTGCCAAGAAGCATACCAAAGAGAACCGGTGCGATCGTCGCAAGAAGCATCTGCCAAGGAATAACGGCAACGCCTGCGCCTGCGAGTGAGCACATTTCATAGAACGGGCCGTCGTTTGTCGAGATGATTGCGAGGGCTCCGAGGTCTTCCTTGTCACCGTAATGTGAAACGAGTCCGCCGTAGAGTCCGCCGTTTGAGTTGGACATGTTGACGAGCGCGAGTGCTGAAAGTCCGCAGACTGTTCCCGTAGGTCCGTAGAGACGGCCGACGATCATTGCAGGGACAACGCCGAGGATGACTTTGCTGAAATTAATGACCATTCCTTTGTAGAATGCCATCGGTGAGCTCTTGAAGGAAATCTGCGCTCCGGTGCAGACGAGAAGCATTGCGATAAGGCAGAGCGCGCCTTCTTTGAACCATTTTACCCAAAGTGAGCCGGCTATTGTGGTCGTAACCTTCGGGTCAACGAGTGCCGGGAAGAACGTGTTAATCGTCGCGCCGACGAGGAGCGGGATAAACATGATTCCGCCGGGGATCTTCTTGAGGGTATCAAGAATAGGGACTTCTCCAAGTTTCATAACTGAACATCTCCTTAAGGATTTTATGGTGCTGTTACAGTGTGTATATTGTAGCCATAAATTTTTCTAATGTAAAGTACCTATTTTGTTTTTTTTGCCCTGTCCACGGCAAGCACGTAATCCTTGAAATCAACAGGTTCAATGACTCTCCAGCCACGTTTCCCCAAGGGCTCGAGCTTAAGTCTCAGCACAAAATTCTGATCCAGCTCCGTATTGTAAACCGTAACCGCTACAAGCGCCCCGTTTTTGTCTTTTTGGTGCGTCGCGACTTTTTTAATCTCGCTGTGGTCAAAATCAATAGTTTCCTTCAATAGATTTGCGGGATTGACCTTTTCAATAAGTTCCATTACCCCGTCACCGGCTCTGTCAAGCAGTCTGTCCGCCGCGTCCAGCGCCTTCTCCTTAATACCGCTTTTAAGGGACGGTGTACTCTCCTGTTCCGGCGTTTCCTGTTCCGCACCGTCTCCCGCAATTCTTTCAAGCACGCATTTTTTGGCGTAAGGCACCGCAAGCGGTTTTACCAGCCTGTAAATTCCTGTCATGGCGGCATAGGTTATCAGTTTGGAATTCCCGCTTTCAGAAACAGCTGCTATTCCATCGTCATATACGCGGCTGATAAAGCTGTCAAGCGACACGTATTTCTCAAACGCTTCAACGTCATGTTTTTTCGCCGCTTTCTGAAGCGCCAGGAGCGATTTCAGCGGCGAATTGTGCAGATCCATAAGGTTCAGCGCCTGTGCCTGTACCGTACCGAGCATAAAAATCAATGCCACAAGCAGCGCAATTTTTTTCTTCATTTCAAAACCTCCGGATAAATCCCCGCAAAAAACAAAAACGCCGGTTACCGGCGTTTTTGATACTGTTAAAGCGAGGACAAATATTTCTGAACTGCCTGGCGTACCCTGTTCCCGTCCGCCTGTCCTTTGACGGCAGCCATTGCCTTGCCCATAACCCTGCCCATGTCCTTCGGACCTGAAGCGCCTGCGCTCTGTGCCGCTTCCGCGACAAGCTTTTCAAGCTCTTCGTCTTTGAGCTGTGCCGGCTGATAGACCTCAAGGATTTTTGCTTCCGCAAGTTCCCTTTCAGCCCTGTCGGCCGCACCGCCGCTCTTGTAGAGCTCTGCGGCTTCATTGCGCTGTTTTATGAGCCGTCTGACAATCAAAAGCACGTCGTCATCGGTAAACTCCGCGTCCTTGCCTTTCTCAACCTGTGCGACCTGCACGGCTGATTTCAGCATACGCAGGACAGCAAGTTTGACGTCGTCCTTGTCTTTCATAGCCTGAACAAGGTCAGACTGTATCTGAGACAGCAGAGCCATAATTAGTAGCTCGACCTCCTGCCCTTGCTGCGTGCCATTTCCTGTTTTTTGCGTTTTTTAATTTCGCTGGGTTTTTCGTAATGCTCATGTTTCTTTGCCTCACGAAGCACGCCCACCCTGCGGACCTCACGTTTGAAGCGTTTGAGCGCGTCTTCAATCGATTCGTTGTCACGTCTTGTAATGGTGGTCATCGTACGTTCCCCCCTTTCAGGAAAACCGCCGCAACGATGCAGCAGCATGTATCAAAATTCCGATTTGGTAATTATAGCACACTTTTTCTTTCTGTGTTATAAAATTTTAAATTATATTCCCAGGAGCCGAAAAATTTCACCTTTGCTCTGCAACGCTCTTAATTCCTCTCAAACAAACTTCTCTGAAAGTGAAAACTTCTGTAAGTGAATATTTTATACCTTCTAATCTTCTTCCCCGTTCCAGGAAGCGCTTCCGTCCGTCAAAACACCGTTTGAATATTCAGTTGCCGTAACCTTTACGAAATCGCGTTTCCTGACTTCTTCCGGCGCTTTTGCCGCAACGCGCACGTATTCCGGCGTAAGCCCCGTCATAATTCCGTCCTTTACTTCCTCAACCAGAATTTCAACAGGGCGGTTAAGCCACTGCGAACAGTATTCGCGATGCAGCCTTCCGGCAGTTTCAAGCGTAATTTCCTCGCGCTGCCTGACTTCCGCATCGCCGGCGCGGGGACGCTCCGCCGCTGCAGTTCCGCCGCGCGGAGAATAAGGGAAGACGTGCATTTTGCCGAAGCACATTTCTTCGGCAAAGGCAAGACTGCGTCTGAACGCCGCGTCATCTTCCCCCGGGAAGCCGAGCATAAAATCCGTGCTGACGTGAACGGTTTCTCCGAGCTTGTTTCTTATCCTTTCAACCGCACGGGCAAAATCCGCCGCCGTATAGCCTCGGTTCATCAGTTTAAGCACACCGTCGTCCCCGCTTTGAAGCGGCACGTGCAGATGTCTGCAGAAAGCGGAAGTACCGGCAAGAACGTCAAGCAGCTCGTCCGTTACGGCAAGAGGCTCGATAGAACCGAAACGTATGCGTTTCAGCCCGTCGATTTCGCCAAGCGCGCGTACAAACTCCGGCAGTCTTTCGTAAAGTCCGAGATGAACGCCGGTCAGCACAATTTCGGGACATTTTGCCTTAACAATCCGCTTCGCTTCCTCAAAAGCGTCGTCAAAATCACGCTGAACAGACCTGCCGCGCACAAACGGAACTATGCAATAGCTGCAAAAATGGTCGCAGCCGTCCTGAAGCTTCAGAAAAGCCCTCGTGTGAAGCCGCGGAGCGTCAAGCTGCAGTGCGTCCCAGCTGTCTTCCGTCCGTATATCATCAACATACGCGGCGCTCGGTCTGCCCCCGCACGCAAAATATTCTTCAAGCAGGTCGGGAATAAGATATTTCTGCCTGTTGCCGACGGCAATGTCTATTCCAAGCTCGTCAAGCTGCTCGTCAGTAAGCTGCTGAACGCAGCAGCCGGTCGCGACGATAACTATGTCCGGATGTTCGCGGCGCAGTCTGCGCACCAGCTTGCGGAACTTTCTGTCAGCAGACGCAGTGATTGAACAGCTGACGACAACGGCAAAATCAGGGCGCTGTTCGTAATGATAAGCGCCACGTTTTTCAAGACTGTTAAGAATAGCGTCCGCCTCGTAGAGATTTGTGCGGCAGCCCTGAACCGTTATTGAGAAAAGTTTTTTCCTTAAAAATCCGGACATGTCTTAAAAAAGGCAGGGCGGCACAGCCGCCCTGCCGCTCTCCTTACTCTTATTCTTTCTTCCTGCCGTTGAACATACCGTCAAGCATCATTGCCAAAGCAGCATCGCCTGTGACGTTGCAGGCTGTGCCGAAGCTGTCCTGAAGCGCGAAGATCGTAAGCATTAACGCTGTACCCGTATCATCAAAACCCAGCACGGAGATAATAATTCCAAGAGAAGCCATAACGGTTCCTCCGGGAACTCCCGGGGCGCCGACTGCGAAAATTCCGAGCAGGAATACGAACAGAAGCATTGTTCCAACCGCAGGGATATGACCGTAAAGCACCTGTGAAATCGTCATGACAAAGAAAGTTTCCGTGAGTGCCGAGCCGCAGAGATGAACTGTGGCTCCCATGGGAATCGCAAAGTCTCTGACCTCGTCCGAAAGAGATGTTTTTCTTGCGCAGTCAAGCGCGACAGAAAGCGTCGCGGCTGAGGACATCGTGCCGACTGCCGTCAGGTAGGCGGGACCGTATTCTCTGATGACGTGCCACGGATTTTTCCCTGAAACGGCGCCTCCCGCAAGGTAAAGCACCGTAAGCCAGATATAGTGCATTGCCATAACGATAACGATTATTTTGAGAAATACCGGCGCCTGCTTTGTGATACTGCCTTCGTACGCAAGCGTCGCAAAGGTCGCCGCGATGAAGAACGGCAGAATCGGTATAATAATTTTCTGAACAAGCTGAAGAACTATATCGTTAAACTCGCCGAGAAGTTTCTCAAAATACTCAGCCTTCGCCCAAATTACGCCCATTCCGAGGAACAGCGCAAGCACAAGAGCTGTCATGACAGGGAAAACCGCCGGAATTTCCACCTTGAAAATCAGCTCCGGAATTGCGCGCAGCCCCTCGGGATTTGTAATGATATTGAGCTTCGGAATAAGCACATAACCGGCAATCATAGACATAATGCACGCCAAAACAGTTGAAACGTAGGCAAGAGAAATCATGGCGCCGAGCATTTTGCTCGCGTTTGCCTTAAGCTGGGTAATAGCCGGCGCGATAAAACCAAGCACGATAAGAGGCACCGTAAATGAAATTATCTGACCGAGTATAAATTTAACCGTGTTGATAACGCCGATTGTATTTTCCCCGACGTTCAGACCAATGATTATGCCAAGCGCAACACCCAGCACAAGTTTGAAAATAAGACTGTTGAAAAATCCTTTTTTTTCTGACATTGCCCAATCTCCTTTTATTCTTTCATCATTATGTTTACCGTTACTTCGTCGGTTTCAAGCATTCCCTCCGCGGCAAGCGTTCCGACGTTTTCTATCGTCTTTTCCGCGCTTGCGCCGATTATGCCTTCGCCGGAAAGCAACGCCCTGCCTTTCTTCGCCGCCATATAGCTGTCAAACGCCGATGAAATTCCGGCGGCGATTTTACAGGCGCAGGAGCTCTTTGCCCCGTCGCAGATGATGCCTGAAACGGTTCCAAGCGTGTTGGAAACCGCTGTTTTAATCTTCTCAAGCGGAAGTCCGTCAAGATACGCGAACGCTCCGCTCACTCCCGCGCAGGAAGCCATTGCCCCGCAGTACGCCGACAGTCTGCCTATCAGCGTCTTGATATGAATTGCGGTAAGGTGCGAGAAGAAAAGTCCGCGAATAAGCCTGTCGCGCGGTATGTTCTTCATTTCGCAGAACTTTATTACAGGCAGAGAGCAGGTCATCCCCTGATTTCCGCTGCCGGACGTAGTCATAACGGGCATCGCGCAGCCGTTCATACGCGCGTCGCTTCCGGCGGCGGTAAAAGCGGTGATATTGTTCTTGAGATCGTTTCCGTAGACGCCCTCTTCTATACCTTCCTTTATCGTCTTGCCGATACCGATACCCCACTGATTTTTCAGTCCCTCTTCGGCAATCGCGCTGTTATATTCGATTACCTGCTCAAAAAGAGGCTCTATCAGCGAAAGCTCTATGCTGTTCGCGGTATCGTAAATCAAATCTATCGTAAGAAAAGAATCGTCCGTTATCGTTTCGTCTGAAGAACCGCAGCCCTTCGCAAGCTTCTCGGAAACGCCGTTCTTTTCAAGCCTCGTGATATTCGTGTGGTACTTCTGAATTTCAACAACAGCCCTGTCAGAACCTTTAACACCCTCAAGCCTTATGTAAAGCTTCTCATCGGTATGCTCAAAACAGCTTGTTACCCTTCCGGCTTTCACGTAGGCTTCAACCTCAGGCAGTCTGCTTTGGTCGGCATTTGCTATAACCATCATTTCCTGCTCCGCGTCCCCGAGCAGAACACCCATGGAAACAGCCGCCTCAATACCCACCATACCGCCCGAAGCAGGAATTTTAACGCTCTTAACGTTCTTAATCATATTGCCTGAAAGATACGCCCGAACTTCGTCAGGCACACCGCCAAGCTCCTCCGTCAGCTTTGCTCCCGCATAGGCAATGGCTATCGGCTCGGTACAGCCCTGAGCAGGGACAATTTCCTCAGACAGAATGCTGAGAATCTTCTCCGGCTCATTCATACCGCACTCCCCCCTCTTGCAAGCGCAGCCTGCGCTCAAAACTCAAAAATTTTTCGTAAAGTAAATTTTACACTATTAAAACAAAAAAGTCCCGTGAAAAATTCTCCTCTGCGAAAATATAACGGCGCGGGAGAAAATTCCCAAGCCATTTTTTGTTGTTTATATCCGTACGAAACACGTGTAAAAACTTTAAGAGGTCTTGTAATTGTAATTGCCTTTTATGGTAATTGTATTTTATCGTAATTGTTTTTTAGGTCATTGGTTTTTATGGTCATTGCTTCTTGGTTTTTCGCGTTTCCGAGCCAGCCGCAGGCAACGGCGACTGCTGTTGACGCCCGCAGTATCCTGTTTCCGAGGCTGACAGGCACAAAGCCTTCGGCAAGCAGGCGCCGTGTTTCTTCCGGCGTCCAGTCGCCTTCAGGCCCTATCGCGAGCGCCGTTTTTTCGCCGAAAGCTATCCGCGCAAGAGGCTGCGCGTTTTCAGCCAGCAAAGCGGCGTATTTTTCGGCGCATACCGCAGGGAAGTCAAATTTTTCAAACGGCACCGGTTCGTGCAAAACCGGCGGAGTCGCGGCTCCGCTCTGTTTTGTCGCTTCCGCAAGGATTTTGTTCCATCGTGTCATTTTGCCGCCTAGTCTGTCGGTTATTTTCGGTACGGAGCGTTCGCAGGCAAGCAGATATATTTCGCTGACGCCTGTTTCGGCGGCAAAGCGCAATGCTTCGTCAAATTGGTCGTTTTTCAGCAAAGCAAGCAGCAGTTGTATTTCGCGCGCAGCTTTTTTTTCTTTCGTGCGCGACAGTTCAACGGCACAGATTTCTTCCGTTTCGCAGTTTTCAAGGCGCAGCTCAATTTTTTCGCCGTCAAGCAGCCCTTCAACCACAGACCCGTTGTAACAGCGGCGCACTTTTACAAGATGTTTTGCCTGCTCTGCGTCAATTTTCCAGACGCCGTTTTCAAAGCGGCAGCTTTCAAGCCTTAATCTTGGCTGCGACACCCCACCAGTCTCCTTCTCTTTTTTCGGCAACGGGGACAAGCCCGTTTTCGTCAAGGATTTTCAGGAAGCGTTCCCTTTCGTTTTCCACCATGCCTGAAAATACCGCCGTTCCTTTTTTGCCTATGACTGCCGGAACGTCGCATATCATGGTTGAGAGCGGTTCTATGAGTATGTTTGCGAGAAGCAGGTCGGCCGTGTGGTCAAAGCCTTTCAGCAGGTCGCCTGTCGCGAGGTCGATTTTGCTGAGGTCAAGTCCGTTGAGTTCAAAGTTTTTGCGCACTTCGTCTATTACGGCAGGGTCTATGTCGCGGGCGTAGGCTTTCGCCGCGCCTTTTTTGACAGCGTATATCGTGAGTATGCCCGAACCCGTGCCTATGTCAGCGGTTGTAATGCCCGGCTTCGCGTATTCTTCCATGAAGCGGAGAACTATCTGCGTGCTTTCGTGATAGCCCGTGCCGAAAGCACAGCCAGGGTTGATGTAGAGCGGCATTCTGCCGGCTTCTTCCGTTCCCTTGTGCCACGGGGCGAGCACGACTATGTTTTCGCCTACGTTGAGCGGAGGGAAGGCTTCTTCCGCCTGCACGTTCCACGGCTGATTTTCAAGTTTTCCGAAGTCTTCGATTTTTATCTCCGGAAATTCTTTCATCGCGTCAAGCAGTTTGTTTTTCCAGTATTCAAGAGGTTCGTTGCTGCGATAGTACGCGCGCAGCGTAACCCTGCCCGACGCAAGCTCGTCAAATTCCGTTCCTATGCTTTCCGTGTTGTCCGTAAGCGAGAAGAGAACGTCGTCAAGCTCGCGTTCAGCGCTTAGTGTTACGTACCACCAGAATGAGTCCATCTGCGTCACCTTATTTCCGTTTCAGCTGTTTGTTCGGGCGGACGAACATTATTTCGTCAATGCCTTTTATGAGATAGTCGGGGATTATGCCTATTTTTTTGAAGCCGACGGATTCGTAGAGC encodes the following:
- a CDS encoding magnesium transporter CorA family protein — translated: MLEILKTMEKGLTALTLDTIEPGSWVNLIHPTHDELREIEKLTGAPSDFIRAALDPEETSRIETEDDQILVLVNVPVDREPGSDEYDTIPLGIVVTPDYIVTICQKDNAVFDPFARNRYRAFSTFKRTRFLFQLLYCSAALFLKDLRQITRKSDEIEKDLRRSMKNVELFQLLGLQKGLTYYSISLRSNKVVIERLLRVCSNPQLAHIIKIREEDEDLLDDVRIEYDQGIEMAQVQADVLTGMMDAFGSVISNNLNIVMKFLASVTIVLAIPTMISGLWGMNVPVPWAGNPLGFLYALLLALFISVITVIILWKKNFF
- a CDS encoding OmpH family outer membrane protein, translated to MFFAAPAFAQNGVVDLKRVCGSYSAYKKAQKTWNAIVQQKMRELSIRCSQTKNESRRQQMTEECSKQLKAQQLDFFLPVSVEIQKATAAVAEEKNLQAVYDVATGKKGIDITNDVIAKLNSAESQKAQAKPVRKAESSQPDQKPVSVQIIQNNSAVQVQFGSSPNKDGVDALVAKAVKLGFSNAYTCEGVDKNGRKIWRARIPAANTADAKQISAQLTQRKISNFITK
- the larA gene encoding nickel-dependent lactate racemase; the encoded protein is MLIKLPYGHQELEYDFPENSGVITSNIDKLAGTKSGLELVKEAMDNPIDSAPLYEIAKGKKTCTIIISDHTRPVPSKDILPNMLRELRQGSPDIDVTLLVATGCHRETTKDELRGKLGDEIFENEKIIVHDCDKNCVNIGTLPSGAPLVIDRAAVETDLLVAEGFIEPHFFAGFSGGRKSILPGVCDRVTVVGNHCSKFIDSEYSRTGILDNNPIHIDMIEAARLAKLAYIVNVIVDEAHKTVAAFAGNPVTAHRAGCDFLDSYCKVSPVPGDIVVTTNGGAPLDQNIYQCVKSMTAAEASAAEGAVIIVCAECADGMGGANFYKQLAGCKDAQSLYDEFMATPMDQTPPDQWQSQVLARILINHEVIFVSREPLRKELTDMKMSFAPSLDEAMEMAFAKKGRDAKVTVIPNGISVIVK
- a CDS encoding 2-keto-3-deoxygluconate permease, producing the protein MKLGEVPILDTLKKIPGGIMFIPLLVGATINTFFPALVDPKVTTTIAGSLWVKWFKEGALCLIAMLLVCTGAQISFKSSPMAFYKGMVINFSKVILGVVPAMIVGRLYGPTGTVCGLSALALVNMSNSNGGLYGGLVSHYGDKEDLGALAIISTNDGPFYEMCSLAGAGVAVIPWQMLLATIAPVLFGMLLGNLDKKMAKFLEPGIFISIFLFSFPLGCGLNFGKAIAAGGPGVLLALLTLLITGVGGYFLYMIFIPKKHRVTCVPGAAVGSIAGNAVATPAAIASADPRFAPVLESATIQVVAAILICAVCCPILCNFLFKLEEKATGHKIDLKGVDYTEEEHKI
- a CDS encoding GatB/YqeY domain-containing protein — encoded protein: MALLSQIQSDLVQAMKDKDDVKLAVLRMLKSAVQVAQVEKGKDAEFTDDDVLLIVRRLIKQRNEAAELYKSGGAADRAERELAEAKILEVYQPAQLKDEELEKLVAEAAQSAGASGPKDMGRVMGKAMAAVKGQADGNRVRQAVQKYLSSL
- a CDS encoding 30S ribosomal protein S21, which codes for MTTITRRDNESIEDALKRFKREVRRVGVLREAKKHEHYEKPSEIKKRKKQEMARSKGRRSSY
- a CDS encoding MiaB/RimO family radical SAM methylthiotransferase, yielding MSGFLRKKLFSITVQGCRTNLYEADAILNSLEKRGAYHYEQRPDFAVVVSCSITASADRKFRKLVRRLRREHPDIVIVATGCCVQQLTDEQLDELGIDIAVGNRQKYLIPDLLEEYFACGGRPSAAYVDDIRTEDSWDALQLDAPRLHTRAFLKLQDGCDHFCSYCIVPFVRGRSVQRDFDDAFEEAKRIVKAKCPEIVLTGVHLGLYERLPEFVRALGEIDGLKRIRFGSIEPLAVTDELLDVLAGTSAFCRHLHVPLQSGDDGVLKLMNRGYTAADFARAVERIRNKLGETVHVSTDFMLGFPGEDDAAFRRSLAFAEEMCFGKMHVFPYSPRGGTAAAERPRAGDAEVRQREEITLETAGRLHREYCSQWLNRPVEILVEEVKDGIMTGLTPEYVRVAAKAPEEVRKRDFVKVTATEYSNGVLTDGSASWNGEED
- a CDS encoding dicarboxylate/amino acid:cation symporter encodes the protein MSEKKGFFNSLIFKLVLGVALGIIIGLNVGENTIGVINTVKFILGQIISFTVPLIVLGFIAPAITQLKANASKMLGAMISLAYVSTVLACIMSMIAGYVLIPKLNIITNPEGLRAIPELIFKVEIPAVFPVMTALVLALFLGMGVIWAKAEYFEKLLGEFNDIVLQLVQKIIIPILPFFIAATFATLAYEGSITKQAPVFLKIIVIVMAMHYIWLTVLYLAGGAVSGKNPWHVIREYGPAYLTAVGTMSSAATLSVALDCARKTSLSDEVRDFAIPMGATVHLCGSALTETFFVMTISQVLYGHIPAVGTMLLFVFLLGIFAVGAPGVPGGTVMASLGIIISVLGFDDTGTALMLTIFALQDSFGTACNVTGDAALAMMLDGMFNGRKKE
- a CDS encoding serine dehydratase subunit alpha family protein — its product is MNEPEKILSILSEEIVPAQGCTEPIAIAYAGAKLTEELGGVPDEVRAYLSGNMIKNVKSVKIPASGGMVGIEAAVSMGVLLGDAEQEMMVIANADQSRLPEVEAYVKAGRVTSCFEHTDEKLYIRLEGVKGSDRAVVEIQKYHTNITRLEKNGVSEKLAKGCGSSDETITDDSFLTIDLIYDTANSIELSLIEPLFEQVIEYNSAIAEEGLKNQWGIGIGKTIKEGIEEGVYGNDLKNNITAFTAAGSDARMNGCAMPVMTTSGSGNQGMTCSLPVIKFCEMKNIPRDRLIRGLFFSHLTAIHIKTLIGRLSAYCGAMASCAGVSGAFAYLDGLPLEKIKTAVSNTLGTVSGIICDGAKSSCACKIAAGISSAFDSYMAAKKGRALLSGEGIIGASAEKTIENVGTLAAEGMLETDEVTVNIMMKE
- a CDS encoding 16S rRNA (uracil(1498)-N(3))-methyltransferase, which encodes MSQPRLRLESCRFENGVWKIDAEQAKHLVKVRRCYNGSVVEGLLDGEKIELRLENCETEEICAVELSRTKEKKAAREIQLLLALLKNDQFDEALRFAAETGVSEIYLLACERSVPKITDRLGGKMTRWNKILAEATKQSGAATPPVLHEPVPFEKFDFPAVCAEKYAALLAENAQPLARIAFGEKTALAIGPEGDWTPEETRRLLAEGFVPVSLGNRILRASTAVAVACGWLGNAKNQEAMTIKTNDLKNNYDKIQLP
- a CDS encoding 50S ribosomal protein L11 methyltransferase, coding for MTQMDSFWWYVTLSAERELDDVLFSLTDNTESIGTEFDELASGRVTLRAYYRSNEPLEYWKNKLLDAMKEFPEIKIEDFGKLENQPWNVQAEEAFPPLNVGENIVVLAPWHKGTEEAGRMPLYINPGCAFGTGYHESTQIVLRFMEEYAKPGITTADIGTGSGILTIYAVKKGAAKAYARDIDPAVIDEVRKNFELNGLDLSKIDLATGDLLKGFDHTADLLLANILIEPLSTMICDVPAVIGKKGTAVFSGMVENERERFLKILDENGLVPVAEKREGDWWGVAAKIKA